A region of Oncorhynchus kisutch isolate 150728-3 linkage group LG29, Okis_V2, whole genome shotgun sequence DNA encodes the following proteins:
- the LOC109873702 gene encoding uncharacterized protein LOC109873702 isoform X2: MPNHMDDRLRVVAVIHALKASGVRVKNWKNFFIGPYTSGPVRPENQSQFAFGRDLILLPQCHLTDMSGTVPKFLVDACEFLSQHLHTEGLFRKTGSLSRIRALKADLEQGEPVFSLPHSATLLSCDVASLVKQFLRELPSPLIPMDLQVPLCCAQGLEEEGGQEQGKDGVTLLLTALFPLSHSRALRYFCTFLRQTAQRCEENRMEVGNLALVIAPNLLHCPAGGSKLTAGTERQLDRQVAVIKTLIIHADRIGVVPPSIMDMATVSESGESTTPPVDGGRFQERAGLGVYRSLRRQRRRSVGEIFVDALSKFKAGRTHTGPSHPTDGRQNTKTSHHTTPQSPVTSKRKSSEDTVPDVEGSAKKKRSIHDLRKDNQSISKLHSNDSELAVGQSLSSTHTSVLSVGEGSREQELSVTLSASEKRRNHKKYNKTSNKRPVQDDKAHRRRSLRFFNMPSWSSPNPSPTPIEKDTENWIMGSRMVSDGMTEASSSEAERYRIPVKMIDGPGRVLVGNEMEAKPDLLNYSFAENLDDFLDLVTLDSPTGTEDGESRACSVLKLENETIEETVSCCLTNSVFRGPEQVGRKEEMGLSKKLSTVDMSDRVGQKPSRPRRSISMPEVTFDQLRIQDEIDKEEKTEKKDGVFEDTWVMVEEPQQARTRTVVDEGLGKGMDEAEELEEKPLVKKEKMTESGLRFKRTHQLMSLAEQLRHFNALETLLRSPRVSPPPPEPQLNDDLHEGQREGGQGSVVHLRRQGERRFGRSISHDGVPGSFPGLPPKNKQDEPGVFQSPSETVLCSPPKPTLSLHQFAQEGQNEIQHTPDPQLQQDNSLQTLQYLCTPPSLNPKPNQGSRQGQFNKSQLHLRESQLKLLEEQYTESGLHDLLEMHLNICDPKEEQGKCLTVPMQFDSVCLRRSILDVLPQTMVPLQQKPQTAEVKLPIPSPLTPPLSQIETCSPSPSIPSSTTIGRTSSTKLYTVPLMANCSPTTITASDFIEVDRGVSERDGSSLPVELSPPPVLQFSHLATRRGYRDSPRWPIHDISMATGDPVHIYLGAGDPLQI; encoded by the exons ATGCCAAACCACATGGACGACCGTCTGCGCGTGGTGGCCGTGATACATGCTTTGAAAGCATCTGGAGTTCGCGTGAAAAATTGGAAGAACTTCTTCATTGGGCCATACACGAGTGGCCCTGTCAGACCG GAGAACCAATCTCAATTTGCCTTTGGTCGGGACCTGATCTTGCTGCCCCAGTGCCATTTAACTGATATGAGTGGGACAGTGCCAAA GTTCTTGGTGGATGCCTGTGAATTTTTATCCCAGCATCTTCATACTGAAGGGCTGTTTCGAAAGACGGGGTCATTGAGTCGGATCCGTGCTTTGAAG GCTGACCTGGAGCAGGGGGAGCCAGTCTTTTCTCTGCCACATTCAGCCACTCTGCTGTCCTGTGATGTGGCGTCTCTTGTGAAGCAGTTCTTACGGGAGTtgccctctcccctcatccctatGGATCTACAGGTGCCACTGTGCTGTGCACAGGgcttagaggaggaggggggccaGGAGCAGGGTAAAGATGGAGTCACTCTTCTTCTTACAGCCCTGTTCCCTCTTTCTCATTCACGGGCCCTCCGATACTTCTGCACTTTCCTGAGACAGACGGCTCAAAG ATGTGAAGAGAATCGTATGGAAGTGGGCAATCTGGCCCTTGTGATTGCACCTAATTTGCTACATTGTCCAGCTGGGGGCTCTAAACTGACCGCAGGCACAGAGAGACAACTGGATAGACAAGTAGCAGTGATCAAGACACTCATAATACATGCAGATCGTATTG GTGTCGTTCCCCCTTCTATTATGGACATGGCAACTGTATCAGAGTCCGGTGAATCCACTACACCCCCAGTTGACGGAGGGAGATTTCAGGAGAGGGCAGGACTTGGTGTGTATAGAAGTTTAAGACGTCAAAGGAGGCGCAGTGTTGGAG AGATCTTTGTGGATGCTCTCAGTAAATTCAAGGCAGGCCGCACACACACTGGCCCTTCACACCCCACAGACG GCCGGCAAAATACAAAAAcatctcaccacaccacacctcaatCACCAGTCACATCCAAACGAAAATCGAGCGAAGATACTGTCCCTGATGTAGAGGGCTCTGCTAAAAAaaa ACGCTCTATCCATGACCTAAGAAAAGACAACCAATCCATCAGCAAACTACATTCAAATG ACTCCGAGTTGGCAGTCGGCCAAAGCCTTTCCAGTACTCACACCTCTGTCCTGAGTGTAGGGGAGGGCAGTAGGGAGCAGGAGCTGTCTGTCACTCTCAGTGCCTCAGAGAAGAGGAGGAATcacaaaaaatataataaaacgTCAAACAA GCGTCCAGTGCAAGATGACAAGGCTCATCGAAGGAGATCGCTCAGATTCTTCAACATGCCAAGCTGGAGCAGCCCT AACCCTTCCCCCACACCCATTGAGAAGGACACTGAGAATTGGATCATGGGCAGTAGGATGGTATCTGATGGTATGACTGAAGCATCCAGCTCTGAGGCTGAACGGTACAGGATTCCTGTCAAAATGATTGATGGCCCTGGACGAG TTCTAGTGGGGAATGAGATGGAGGCTAAACCTGATCTGCTGAACTACAGCTTCGCTGAAAATCTTGATGACTTCCTGGATCTCGTGACATTGGACTCGCCTACCGGGACAGAAGATGGGGAATCACGTGCATGCTCTGTGCTCAAGTTGGAAAATGAGACAATAGAGGAAACAGTTTCATGCTGTCTGACTAACAGTGTATTTAGGGGTCCTGAGCAGGTTGGGAGAAAAGAAGAGATGGGTCTAAGTAAGAAGCTGTCAACAGTGGATATGTCTGACAGGGTTGGTCAGAAGCCCAGTCGACCTCGTCGCTCCATCAGTATGCCAGAGGTGACATTTGACCAACTGAGGATTCAAGATGAAATAGACAAGGAGGAGAAAACAGAGAAAAAAGATGGCGTCTTTGAGGACACCTGGGTTATGGTGGAGGAACCCCAACAAGCCAGAACCAGAACTGTGGTGGATGAAGGGCTGGGTAAAGGAATGGATGAAGCAGAAGAGTTGGAGGAAAAACCATTGGTAAAGAAAGAGAAGATGACAGAGTCAGGACTCCGGTTTAAGAGGACACATCAGCTCATGTCTTTAGCAGAGCAGCTCAGGCATTTCAACGCTCTGGAAACACTGCTCCGTAGCCCCAGGGTTTCTCCCCCACCCCCTGAACCCCAGCTCAACGATGACCTGCATGAGGGTCAGCGGGAAGGGGGTCAGGGGAGTGTTGTCCATCTGCGTCGGCAGGGAGAAAGGCGGTTTGGACGCTCCATCAGTCACGATGGTGTTCCCGGATCTTTTCCAGGACTACCTCCTAAAAATAAGCAGGACGAGCCAGGGGTTTTTCAAAGCCCCAGTGAGACAGTTCTATGTTCACCACCAAAGCCAACTCTAAGTCTTCATCAATTTGCCCAAGAGGGGCAGAATGAAATCCAACATACTCCAGATCCTCAACTACAACAGGATAACTCCTTGCAAACCCTCCAGTATTTGTGTACTCCTCCATCACTAAATCCAAAGCCGAACCAGGGATCTCGCCAAGGGCAATTTAACAAATCACAACTGCATCTCAGGGAAAGCCAACTGAAACTGTTGGAGGAACAATACACAGAGTCAGGTCTGCATGACCTGCTGGAGATGCACTTGAATATATGTGATCCAAAGGAGGAGCAAGGGAAATGCCTTACAGTTCCAATGCAGTTTGATAGTGTCTGTCTGAGACGGTCTATCTTAGATGTTCTACCTCAGACCATGGTCCCCCTACAGCAGAAGCCCCAAACTGCTGAAGTCAAACTTCCTATCCcttctcctctaacccctcctctctctcaaatAGAAACATGCTCTCCCAGTCCCAGTATACCCTCTTCCACAACGATAGGCAGAACATCATCAACTAAACTCTACACTGTTCCGTTAATGGCCAACTGCTCCCCTACCACTATCACGGCTTCAGACTTTATAGAGGTCGACAGAGGGGTCAGTGAGAGGGAtgggtcttctcttcctgtggaATTATCTCCACCCCCAGTCTTGCAGTTCAGTCACCTGGCCACCAGGAGAGGCTACAGAGATTCACCTCGCTGGCCTATCCATGATATAAGCATGGCCACAGGGGACCCCGTTCATATATACCTTGGTGCAGGGGACCCTCTACAGATATGA
- the LOC109873702 gene encoding uncharacterized protein LOC109873702 isoform X1 yields MPNHMDDRLRVVAVIHALKASGVRVKNWKNFFIGPYTSGPVRPMDVFQENQSQFAFGRDLILLPQCHLTDMSGTVPKFLVDACEFLSQHLHTEGLFRKTGSLSRIRALKADLEQGEPVFSLPHSATLLSCDVASLVKQFLRELPSPLIPMDLQVPLCCAQGLEEEGGQEQGKDGVTLLLTALFPLSHSRALRYFCTFLRQTAQRCEENRMEVGNLALVIAPNLLHCPAGGSKLTAGTERQLDRQVAVIKTLIIHADRIGVVPPSIMDMATVSESGESTTPPVDGGRFQERAGLGVYRSLRRQRRRSVGEIFVDALSKFKAGRTHTGPSHPTDGRQNTKTSHHTTPQSPVTSKRKSSEDTVPDVEGSAKKKRSIHDLRKDNQSISKLHSNDSELAVGQSLSSTHTSVLSVGEGSREQELSVTLSASEKRRNHKKYNKTSNKRPVQDDKAHRRRSLRFFNMPSWSSPNPSPTPIEKDTENWIMGSRMVSDGMTEASSSEAERYRIPVKMIDGPGRVLVGNEMEAKPDLLNYSFAENLDDFLDLVTLDSPTGTEDGESRACSVLKLENETIEETVSCCLTNSVFRGPEQVGRKEEMGLSKKLSTVDMSDRVGQKPSRPRRSISMPEVTFDQLRIQDEIDKEEKTEKKDGVFEDTWVMVEEPQQARTRTVVDEGLGKGMDEAEELEEKPLVKKEKMTESGLRFKRTHQLMSLAEQLRHFNALETLLRSPRVSPPPPEPQLNDDLHEGQREGGQGSVVHLRRQGERRFGRSISHDGVPGSFPGLPPKNKQDEPGVFQSPSETVLCSPPKPTLSLHQFAQEGQNEIQHTPDPQLQQDNSLQTLQYLCTPPSLNPKPNQGSRQGQFNKSQLHLRESQLKLLEEQYTESGLHDLLEMHLNICDPKEEQGKCLTVPMQFDSVCLRRSILDVLPQTMVPLQQKPQTAEVKLPIPSPLTPPLSQIETCSPSPSIPSSTTIGRTSSTKLYTVPLMANCSPTTITASDFIEVDRGVSERDGSSLPVELSPPPVLQFSHLATRRGYRDSPRWPIHDISMATGDPVHIYLGAGDPLQI; encoded by the exons ATGCCAAACCACATGGACGACCGTCTGCGCGTGGTGGCCGTGATACATGCTTTGAAAGCATCTGGAGTTCGCGTGAAAAATTGGAAGAACTTCTTCATTGGGCCATACACGAGTGGCCCTGTCAGACCG ATGGATGTCTTTCAGGAGAACCAATCTCAATTTGCCTTTGGTCGGGACCTGATCTTGCTGCCCCAGTGCCATTTAACTGATATGAGTGGGACAGTGCCAAA GTTCTTGGTGGATGCCTGTGAATTTTTATCCCAGCATCTTCATACTGAAGGGCTGTTTCGAAAGACGGGGTCATTGAGTCGGATCCGTGCTTTGAAG GCTGACCTGGAGCAGGGGGAGCCAGTCTTTTCTCTGCCACATTCAGCCACTCTGCTGTCCTGTGATGTGGCGTCTCTTGTGAAGCAGTTCTTACGGGAGTtgccctctcccctcatccctatGGATCTACAGGTGCCACTGTGCTGTGCACAGGgcttagaggaggaggggggccaGGAGCAGGGTAAAGATGGAGTCACTCTTCTTCTTACAGCCCTGTTCCCTCTTTCTCATTCACGGGCCCTCCGATACTTCTGCACTTTCCTGAGACAGACGGCTCAAAG ATGTGAAGAGAATCGTATGGAAGTGGGCAATCTGGCCCTTGTGATTGCACCTAATTTGCTACATTGTCCAGCTGGGGGCTCTAAACTGACCGCAGGCACAGAGAGACAACTGGATAGACAAGTAGCAGTGATCAAGACACTCATAATACATGCAGATCGTATTG GTGTCGTTCCCCCTTCTATTATGGACATGGCAACTGTATCAGAGTCCGGTGAATCCACTACACCCCCAGTTGACGGAGGGAGATTTCAGGAGAGGGCAGGACTTGGTGTGTATAGAAGTTTAAGACGTCAAAGGAGGCGCAGTGTTGGAG AGATCTTTGTGGATGCTCTCAGTAAATTCAAGGCAGGCCGCACACACACTGGCCCTTCACACCCCACAGACG GCCGGCAAAATACAAAAAcatctcaccacaccacacctcaatCACCAGTCACATCCAAACGAAAATCGAGCGAAGATACTGTCCCTGATGTAGAGGGCTCTGCTAAAAAaaa ACGCTCTATCCATGACCTAAGAAAAGACAACCAATCCATCAGCAAACTACATTCAAATG ACTCCGAGTTGGCAGTCGGCCAAAGCCTTTCCAGTACTCACACCTCTGTCCTGAGTGTAGGGGAGGGCAGTAGGGAGCAGGAGCTGTCTGTCACTCTCAGTGCCTCAGAGAAGAGGAGGAATcacaaaaaatataataaaacgTCAAACAA GCGTCCAGTGCAAGATGACAAGGCTCATCGAAGGAGATCGCTCAGATTCTTCAACATGCCAAGCTGGAGCAGCCCT AACCCTTCCCCCACACCCATTGAGAAGGACACTGAGAATTGGATCATGGGCAGTAGGATGGTATCTGATGGTATGACTGAAGCATCCAGCTCTGAGGCTGAACGGTACAGGATTCCTGTCAAAATGATTGATGGCCCTGGACGAG TTCTAGTGGGGAATGAGATGGAGGCTAAACCTGATCTGCTGAACTACAGCTTCGCTGAAAATCTTGATGACTTCCTGGATCTCGTGACATTGGACTCGCCTACCGGGACAGAAGATGGGGAATCACGTGCATGCTCTGTGCTCAAGTTGGAAAATGAGACAATAGAGGAAACAGTTTCATGCTGTCTGACTAACAGTGTATTTAGGGGTCCTGAGCAGGTTGGGAGAAAAGAAGAGATGGGTCTAAGTAAGAAGCTGTCAACAGTGGATATGTCTGACAGGGTTGGTCAGAAGCCCAGTCGACCTCGTCGCTCCATCAGTATGCCAGAGGTGACATTTGACCAACTGAGGATTCAAGATGAAATAGACAAGGAGGAGAAAACAGAGAAAAAAGATGGCGTCTTTGAGGACACCTGGGTTATGGTGGAGGAACCCCAACAAGCCAGAACCAGAACTGTGGTGGATGAAGGGCTGGGTAAAGGAATGGATGAAGCAGAAGAGTTGGAGGAAAAACCATTGGTAAAGAAAGAGAAGATGACAGAGTCAGGACTCCGGTTTAAGAGGACACATCAGCTCATGTCTTTAGCAGAGCAGCTCAGGCATTTCAACGCTCTGGAAACACTGCTCCGTAGCCCCAGGGTTTCTCCCCCACCCCCTGAACCCCAGCTCAACGATGACCTGCATGAGGGTCAGCGGGAAGGGGGTCAGGGGAGTGTTGTCCATCTGCGTCGGCAGGGAGAAAGGCGGTTTGGACGCTCCATCAGTCACGATGGTGTTCCCGGATCTTTTCCAGGACTACCTCCTAAAAATAAGCAGGACGAGCCAGGGGTTTTTCAAAGCCCCAGTGAGACAGTTCTATGTTCACCACCAAAGCCAACTCTAAGTCTTCATCAATTTGCCCAAGAGGGGCAGAATGAAATCCAACATACTCCAGATCCTCAACTACAACAGGATAACTCCTTGCAAACCCTCCAGTATTTGTGTACTCCTCCATCACTAAATCCAAAGCCGAACCAGGGATCTCGCCAAGGGCAATTTAACAAATCACAACTGCATCTCAGGGAAAGCCAACTGAAACTGTTGGAGGAACAATACACAGAGTCAGGTCTGCATGACCTGCTGGAGATGCACTTGAATATATGTGATCCAAAGGAGGAGCAAGGGAAATGCCTTACAGTTCCAATGCAGTTTGATAGTGTCTGTCTGAGACGGTCTATCTTAGATGTTCTACCTCAGACCATGGTCCCCCTACAGCAGAAGCCCCAAACTGCTGAAGTCAAACTTCCTATCCcttctcctctaacccctcctctctctcaaatAGAAACATGCTCTCCCAGTCCCAGTATACCCTCTTCCACAACGATAGGCAGAACATCATCAACTAAACTCTACACTGTTCCGTTAATGGCCAACTGCTCCCCTACCACTATCACGGCTTCAGACTTTATAGAGGTCGACAGAGGGGTCAGTGAGAGGGAtgggtcttctcttcctgtggaATTATCTCCACCCCCAGTCTTGCAGTTCAGTCACCTGGCCACCAGGAGAGGCTACAGAGATTCACCTCGCTGGCCTATCCATGATATAAGCATGGCCACAGGGGACCCCGTTCATATATACCTTGGTGCAGGGGACCCTCTACAGATATGA
- the im:7138535 gene encoding protein FAM98B, whose amino-acid sequence MCSIEFVMERDIGTIYAIRALGYTSSVCVRRCRCDELPCPLLTWLASELRAVCTELQDQKTGIVLVGELRTLLTELLCPYAALTTDPLSPPLLNKVTEYMVSELQAARILQHKELHPEDEKSEDKSQKEQRAEDPSIVDTKNWCKEYEDGQEMEQGDRKEETERELALLLQTLNMDESSRLTDVCHQVELRFAVLPCGDMTEPLLDTNLNSEQWRQVQKINQALLEDYHCRRQMMIKRFQVTLQSFAWGEKEKERSEVLASIPPLSSLPLISQVSMSLLLAARKDQSYILPVKAGESTKVYKVLMGSVPDRGGRPGEIEAPMPMWEGRREGGRGRGGGRGGPRGGGGQKRQNFSGKKRNK is encoded by the exons ATGTGTTCTATTGAGTTTGTAATGGAGAGAGATATAGGAACAATATATGCTATAAGGGCTCTTGG GTACACAAGCAGTGTCTGTGTCAGACGGTGCAGGTGTGATGAGCTTCCTTGTCCGCTGCTCACTTGGCTGGCGTCAGAATTGAGGGCTGTCTGCACAGAGTTACAGG ACCAAAAGACTGGTATTGTCCTAGTGGGGGAGTTGCGGACCCTGCTGACCGAGCTACTTTGTCCCTACGCTGCACTGACCACAGATCCACTgagtcctcctctcctcaacaaaGTCACTG AGTACATGGTGTCAGAATTACAAGCAGCACGTATACTTCAACATAAAGAATTACATCCAGAGGATGAGAAGAGTGAAGATAAATCTCAGAAAGAGCAGAGAGCGGAAGATCCCAGCATTGTTGATACAAAGAACTGGTGTAAAGAATATGAAGATGGCCAGGAGATGGAACAAGGTGACAGGAAGGAAGAAACAGAGCGTGAATTGGCTCTGTTGCTTCAAACCCTAAACATGGATGAGTCTTCACGGCTTACAGATGTGTGCCATCAG GTGGAGTTACGTTTTGCGGTATTGCCGTGTGGCGATATGACAGAACCTCTGCTGGACACCAATCTCAACTCTGAGCAATGG AGGCAAGTCCAGAAGATAAATCAGGCTCTATTAGAGGACTATCATTGTCGACGCCAAATGATGATCAAACGTTTTCAGGTCACACTTCAGTCATTTGCCTGGGGAGAGAAGGAAAAG GAGCGCAGTGAAGTGCTTGCCTCAATACCTCCACTCTCATCACTTCCCCTCATATCCCAAGTCTCCATGTCTCTTCTGCTTGCAGCAAGAAAAGACCAGTCTTACATTTTACCAGTAAAGGCAGGGGAAAGCACTAAAGTCTACAAG GTATTGATGGGCAGTGTACCAGACCGGGGTGGACGGCCAGGAGAAATTGAGGCCCCCATGCCCAtgtgggagggacggagagagggagggaggggtcgtGGAGGAGGACGTGGAGGGCCACGCGGAGGGGGTGGTCAGAAACGACAGAACTTTTCTGGAAAAAAGAGAAACAAATGA
- the hnrnpul1l gene encoding heterogeneous nuclear ribonucleoprotein U-like protein 1, producing the protein MSGINVKKLKVNELKEELQQRGLDTRGLKADLVIRLQSALEAEAAGEEGGPPTADVGGDEEHDIGADGDDYSDEVKDDGEEDQDGEDDEVQFVPQAKEEKFNEEKGDGEHSEDEQEEDSRDGAQEDSREGAQVLEPERAEPEPPHPEPVQPVLVQSEPPQTEAMKPEPVQPKPVDPASIDPEAKRVDMSEIKSDEFVMKADLKKEADEPLQQEQLKKEPKQPEAHLPDAANECEAMEAEQVSQAKTEDDRCNRKRPYDEGRGYGYYEHREERRARSPQPPAEEEEEDFDDTLVAIDTYNCDLHFKVSRDRYSGYPLTIEGFAYLWSGARASYGVNKGQVCFEMKINEEISVKHLPSSEPDPHVVRIGWSLDTCNTQLGEEHFSYGYGGTGKKSSNCKFEDYGEKFCENDVLGCYIDFDSGEEVKMAFSKNGKWLDVAFRVSREELAERPLFPHVLVKNCAIEFNFGQKEEPFFPLPEGYTFIQNVPLENRIRGTVGPATKADCELLMMVGLPASGKTTWASKHATEHPAKKYNILGTNAIMEKMKVMGLRRQKNYAGRWDVLIQQATQCLNRLIQIAARKKRNYILDQTNVYGSAQRRKMRPFEGFQRKAIVICPTDEDLKERTLKRTDEEGKDVPDHAVLEMKANFVLPEAGEFLDNVTFIELQKEEADTLVKQYNEEGRKAGPPPDKRFDNRQGGFRGRDAPYQRYDNRGGSQGGRGGYQSRGGPQGGNFRGGYNRGGYQQNRWGGNREGAAGGQHGYNRNQQSGGSYNQHRQGQYNKGTTGSYSQGQPQTYNQGYNQGYNQGNYNQGYNYGSYSQYPGYSQSYSQTPAAPAAAAAAPAATGQTYSQQQQNYNQQYQQYAQQWQQYYQNQSQWNQYYSQYGNYGNYSQGSQGSQGTQ; encoded by the exons ATGAGTGGAATCAATGTGAAGAAGCTCAAAGTCAATGAGCTGAAAGAGGAACTTCAGCAGCGAGGCCTGGATACTCGTGGGCTGAAGGCGGATCTTGTCATAAGGTTGCAATCAGCACTTGAGGCCGAGGCTGCAGGTGAAGAGGGCGGGCCACCGACTGCTGATGTTGGGGGTGATGAGGAACACGATATTGGCGCAGATGGCGACGATTACTCGGATGAAG TTAAAGATGATGGGGAAGAAGACCAAGATGGTGAGGACGATGAAGTACAGTTTGTCCCGCAGGCTAAAGAAGAAAagtttaatgaggagaaaggTGATGGTGAACATAGTGAAGATGAGCAGGAAGAAGACAGCCGGGATGGGGCACAGGAAGACAGCCGAGAAGGGGCACAGGTGTTAGAACCAGAGAGAGCAGAACCAGAGCCACCACATCCAGAACCTGTGCAACCAGTACTTGTGCAATCAGAGCCACCACAAACAGAGGCTATGAAACCTGAACCAGTGCAACCTAAGCCAGTGGACCCAGCATCAATTGACCCTGAAGCAAAGCGTGTGGATATGTCTGAAATTAAGTCAG ATGAGTTTGTGATGAAAGCAGATTTGAAAAAAGAGGCAGATGAACCTCTGCAGCAGGAGCAGTTGAAGAAGGAGCCAAAGCAGCCAGAGGCACATCTTCCAGATGCTGCCAATGAATGCGAGGCCATGGAGGCTGAGCAGGTGAGCCAAGCAAAAACGGAGGATGACCGATGCAACCGTAAGAGGCCATACGATGAAGGCCGTGGCTATGGATATTATGAACACCGAGAGGAAAGAAG GGCACGTTCTCCACAGCCCCcagcagaggaagaggaagaagatttTGATGACACTCTTGTGGCTATTGATACGT ATAATTGCGATCTGCACTTCAAGGTATCACGTGACCGGTATAGTGGATACCCGCTCACCATCGAAGGTTTTGCATACCTGTGGTCAGGTGCACGAGCTTCCTATGGTGTCAACAAAGGGCAAGTCTGCTTTGAAATGAAG ATAAACGAGGAGATCTCTGTGAAGCACCTTCCCAGCAGTGAGCCTGATCCACATGTAGTGCGCATTGGCTGGTCCTTGGATACCTGCAACACCCAGCTCG GTGAAGAACATTTCTCTTATGGCTATGGAGGAACTGGCAAGAAATCTTCAAATTGTAAATTTGAGGATTACGGGGAAAAGTTTTGTGAAAATGATGTCCTTGGATGCTACATT GACTTCGATAGCGGTGAGGAAGTGAAGATGGCCTTCTCAAAGAATGGCAAGTGGCTGGATGTGGCCTTCCGTGTGTCACGGGAGGAGTTGGCCGAGCGGCCACTCTTTCCCCACGTTCTTGTGAAGAACTGTGCAATTGAATTTAACTTCGGCCAGAAAGAGGAGCCCTTCTTCCCCCTGCCTGAGGGATACACCTTCATTCAGAACGTCCCTCTGGAAAACAGGATACGGGGAACAGTTGGGCCTGCAACCAAGGCTGACTGTGAG CTCTTGATGATGGTTGGCCTGCCTGCATCTGGGAAAACTACCTGGGCCTCAAAACACGCGACAGAGCACCCTGCAAAGAAATACAACATCCTGGGCACCAATGCCATAATGGAGAAGATGAAG GTGATGGGACTGCGTCGCCAGAAGAACTATGCTGGTCGCTGGGATGTCCTGATCCAGCAGGCCACACAGTGTCTGAACAGGTTGATCCAGATTGCTGCCCGCAAGAAGCGTAACTACATCCTGGATCAG ACAAATGTATATGGATCAGCCCAGAGACGAAAAATGCGTCCTTTTGAAGGTTTTCAACGCAAGGCTATTGTAATTTGTCCCACGGACGAGGATTTAAAAGAGCGAACGTTAAAGCGAACTGATGAGGAAGGGAAGGATGTGCCCGATCATGCCGTATTAGAAATGAAAG CCAACTTTGTGCTCCCAGAAGCTGGTGAGTTTCTTGACAACGTGACTTTCATCGAGCTTCAAAAAGAAGAGGCTGACACACTGGTGAAGCAGTACAACGAGGAGGGCCGCAAAGCCGGCCCACCCCCTGACAAACGCTTCGACAACCGCCAGGGAGGTTTCCGTGGTCGCGATGCACCTTATCAGCGCTATGACAACCGTGGTGGCTCTcaaggaggaaggggaggctaCCAGAGTCGTGGTGGACCCCAAGGTGGCAACTTCAGAGGAG GCTATAACCGTGGAGGCTACCAGCAGAACCGTTGGGGAGGCAACCGCGAGGGCGCAGCAGGAGGGCAACATGGCTACAACCGCAACCAACAATCTGGAGGGAGCTACAATCAACACCGCCAAGGACAATATAACAAGGGAACCACTGGCAGTTACAGCCAAGGACAG CCACAGACATACAATCAGGGCTATAATCAAGGCTACAATCAAGGCAACTACAACCAGGGTTACAACTACGGCAGCTACAGCCAGTACCCGGGTTACAGCCAGAGCTATAGCCAAACTCCTGCTGCTCctgccgctgctgctgctgctcctgccgCCACTGGACAGACCTACAGCCAGCAGCAGCAGAACTACAACCAGCAGTATCAACAG TATGCACAGCAGTGGCAGCAGTATTACCAGAACCAGAGCCAATGGAATCAGTACTACAGCCAATACGGCAACTATGGCAACTACAGCCAGGGTTCTCAGGGCTCCCAGGGCAcgcagtag